A region of the Mytilus trossulus isolate FHL-02 chromosome 11, PNRI_Mtr1.1.1.hap1, whole genome shotgun sequence genome:
tttacatgtgCACTTTTTTGACAAAGCTCGCGTCAtcatgaaatttatatttatttggaaaTGAAGAATGATTTCATATAACGCCAGAGGTTGATGTAAGTGTATCATGATAACCAATActaataaaacatacatttaatgtaattattatgtaatGAAACACATGTAGCTTACATTCTTTATACATTTACTTGtgcaattttaaaatgaattgaattataaatatataataaattgttctaaataatacaTGGTAGAAACGACGAAAAAGTAGTAACAGTTCTAGTTCAGCAGAAGTGTCACATTGAATTCATATGctagttttgttttatctttataagCAATTCATACAGATTTTGGATTCAATGATATAACATTCctaatgtttgttttcaaatctGTGAAAATACAAACAACGTGACGATACGTACACTTTCGTGCACCTCATGCAAAATTTGATGGTCACCGTTTGAAGGTCACCAGACCTATTTccaatgaaaaaattaaaaaaatccacatagcaaaactatttttataaacatatagaTTTAATGACCAGCAATCAAATTTAAGTCACAATGGCACAATCAAGCACGTACATTGCATGCAATCGTGATTTTAACATGAAAGTGTTTAGAATGTagtaaactgaaaaaaaagtatgacaattaaatattgatattcatcAAATATCagaaatcataaaataataCATTCATATTCATAACGATAACATGTCAATGCGAAACGTGATTGTACCTTAACAAGAAATAGACTGACATAACGCTAGCTCACTTTCATTTCGTGCTAATGGATTTCATCCCTTACTGTGTTATTTAATCAAAATGGTAACAAAACACTCACCGAAGacgtttttataattatattgaacTTAAATAACATGAGTTTTTGCAAGCGTAACTGATTCTCAGACGTAATGAAACCAATAAATATATGTCACTGAAAAGCTATTTCAAGAAAGGTACATTGCAACAAgacaaaacattatcaaaagtAGTctgtgtttaacatgttttagaAGAAATGTCACGATCTTAATTAATGTCAATAActtgattgaaattttaaaacacaattgaagaaataattatcaattattTCAAGAACAATTATTTAATTGATCTGACATCAAATATTTTAACGTAAATATTGCTATGCGGATGAATAAAACCTATCTATTGACAGTTCAAGACAATGAAACCAATGAAGAATGCTGgacatttattataaaagatGTTCAAACAAATGCGTAATGTAATGTAACAGATTTAAGACATTGGCATTCATTGGCTGTTAATTTTACAACGTTTTGATATTTTACGAGCATTATTTATAACAGGTACTTAAACATACTGATTTACAGAATTGTTTATTTGGTTTGTAAAAATCGGGTTTTTATCTCCCATAGAGAGCTGATATCATATTCCAGGGACTTCATAATCCGAAAGCATGGAATAAAAAGTACTTCGAACTCGACAACGACTAAAGGTGGACGTCTCCTTTTACTAAAAGtgatatttaacatgtttgaatagtttaagaaaaatgcaTTTACATTTATAACAGGATACTTAAAAAATAGCGCTTTACATAATTATCTAGTATTTAGTTTgtgaaaattgaatttttatctCCCTTAGAGAGCTGATGTTATATAGGGACTTAATAATCAGAAAGAGTGGAATCAAAAGTACCTCGAACTCAATAACGACGGAACGTGTGCTTTTTTGACTAAATGTGGTAATTCCacagtttaagaaaaatggATTTTACCTGgtgtttgacatgtttgataacTTCGTTGACATTTCTATATGGATCAGTCATTTCACAGACCAACATGGatgttcaaaatttatatacacatttgtttactacaaataattataacaaGCTTATCAGACCAAGTAGAAATCAGTCGGTTCCGAtatcagtacatgtcatttttaCACTTTACGGCATATCAGGAGTGGACGAAATCCACCAGAAACTGACCACTACTGGATGGCTTGAAATTGAATGGACAGATGAATTGTTGTCATGGAGACCGTCAAGTTTTGGAGGGCTAAGGTATATATATTATCCTCAAGGCAACGTATGGAAACCTGACAtatctttacaaaatgggtTTTCAAAACTGGATGAGCTCGGTTCGAAATTCATATCGGTGTATATTGGTTCAAATGGATTGGTAAATTGGAGGCCCCTCCAAGTTTTTAAGTCCAAATGCGATATTGATTCAACATACTTCCCGTTTGATAGACAGACGTGTCATTTAGATTTTGAGGCTTGGAGTTTGTCTAGTGCAGATGTTCATATAACACAAGGAAGCAAGGGAATAGTATTGGCCGATGATCTACAGAAACATGGTGAATGGAAAATAGTATCTTCATCTGCCGTGAATCTCGCGGAATCTCACGAGACAAAAGTTCGGTTTACGATCATGATTCAACGAAAATCATTGTACGCTATAATGAATTACATTATACCGATTTTGTTACTTTCAATACTggacatttttacatttaaaataccAGTTGACACTGGGGAACGCATAGGATATGTTATAACAGTGTGGCTAGCATTTGCTGTGTTTCTAACGATTATCAGTGATGCGTTACCACAGAGTTCAGAATCTATTCCGATTGTTTCTATCTATATCATGCTACAAATTTTTATCGGAACTGTGATTGTTATCATTTCAGCAATAGAATCCGGATGTGCACATCGATCCGATCATGAATCAGTGTATTACATATTAAGAAGACTTACAAAAAAATGCCGAAAACGAATCGTACAATCAAACCCGGAAAATTCCATGTGTTTGGATAGCGGTTGTGTAACGACATTGGCTACCCATGAGGGTCTGTGTTTGTGCGAAGACGAAGTCTGTGTTACATGGAAAGAAGCGATCTCAGCTCTTGATAAAGTTTTATTCTGGGTTTGTCTGACAATATTTGTTTCGTCCACTTTGATCACGTTACTTGTTGCAGGTCTCAAgtacatataatatttttttttaaatgtatgcaTTTTATATAGATCCAGAGATCGTCGTTGTAAGATATGCGCGTTTAAAGAGTAACATGCAACTCTCATTCATACAGATTGTATTATAATTCaatgaaaaattttgaaaatttaaaaaaagaaatccagACATTCATTGTATTGTATACAAAAATGACTGGTAACAACCATACTATATTTCCGTATTAAAGAATGCTTCACTGAGTTTTGACTACATAGCCTTCAATCGAATAATAAGGCTTGAATAAATCTATGAATATATGCTATTTTCTATTCAATAATAAAAGTTCAAACCAAAATTACTGCTTTGCAGACATCCTTTTCAAATGATTATATCAACATTTTATGATTACACGTAGTAAGAAGAAtaccaattttgttttattaaaatggcTCATTCGAcgacatgtatttattattttaagtgTAAATTGCTGAGTTCCAAATGCCCCAGATAAATCAGATTGATACTGAATTTCGTAGACTTCAATACTtcgtatatcttttataaaggTCTTgtatatatcaattttttaacTCACTCTTATTTAAACTAGAAACAGTTATGagccacatcaacaaacgacatccGCAGAACATCAGATTTCTGATTTATTACAGGTGCCAACAAATGCAGCTGGTTTTAAAGTTTCATGGTAGAAATATACATCCTTACCTGAAACATTTGTGTaccattaaaacatataaaatttcaattggaATGCCTTGAcgcaatcaaaagacatatcaaaacaaacaaatgatcaAACACTGAACGAATAAAGTTGATCTATGACACCATgtgaaaaaattattaataaaaaagctAGGAGCGAGATCTTAAACAATATCACAAAGACAACCATAACTTTGGACAAACAGAGGCCAAATAAGATAATGTACGCgcgtaaatgaaaataataactaaAAGGTATACAGTTATGGAATACGGAAATATTCTTTcgcaaaataaataatgttgttGTTCATAGTATAATAACAGAATTGAAAATTTacagttttacaaaacatttatcGAAGCTGGTATATATAGTTagcttatttattttataaaccaaaaattaaaaatgtgatACCTTTGTTTGAAATGTGtaatcttttctattttttgtaatttctacaggaaaattaaaatttagtaaaacaacgccatggctaaaaatgaaaaagacaaacagaaaaacaatagtacacatgacacaacatagaaaactaaagaataaacaacacgaaccccaccaaaaactaggtgCTAAACTACTTTTGAATGGTTCATTGAACAATGCAATGATTTTATGTTAAGGCTGGTTCTGAGATTCTATAAGGAATAGCATAAGTAATATTTGAAACGCATATTGCTTATAGAGTAAACATGTCTGTCTTGCAATGTTCATCAGGCTTTGATCTCATTTGTATGGTTCATTTGTTAGTATCATTACGGATTGTCGGTTTCTTGTAGGTCGATAGAAACacgaagatgtagtatgatgaCCAAcgggacaactctccattcaactctattttgtttatgaatatattgcatggtGTGACTGTCTATCTGGCTTGATTTATTTGACcttaaccttgacctcatttgtaTGGATGTGTATATATTCTgaacaaaaaagtacaaagtaaaacataaggtgaccatGTATGATTTTGAGACATGTTTACAAATTTCTTCGTATATTCTATTAACGATTTTTGCTCGATGCAAATTAGAGTGTTTTAATAtcacattttaaacaattttgaagATAAATGGTACGACAGAGAATTCCAAAACCACGCTGTATTGGACACAATAAAAACTCAGGACCCTTCTGTTTTGTTCTCTATAGTTGAAAAGCGAATCTGAATCAATGCCGttctttgaaattcaaattaacaTCTGGCATTTGCATTACaatatttgaattgtaaatgCAGTTAGctattgcaaatatttgaaatacaataaaaatcgtTTTCTGGTGCATTTATAACTTAATTGTAACAAGATTAttgtttcaaacaaataaacagatGTTATAGGTTATTTAACTGttatttaattgttatttaagtatttgtatatcattttattatcttttattcAGTATTTTGAGCTTCTATAGCTCGGCTAAGTATTTGTCGCTCTGTTCAATACTTTAATAAAAGACAGTAAACAttgcatttatttaattgtcTAATATCCAGTTTGACATTAACATGACTAATGACCAGCAGCTTtgtatgttattgtttttgtcTATAAGTCATTGTGgcatttgaatgttttaaactGGTTTCTTAAATCatagttcatttgaatacatattatatatagataattgGTGAATCATGGACACAGGTCTAACTAAACATAACTCTCAATTTAAATATTCGAATCTATCAAAGTACCATACATGAATATGTAATTATTAATTCAGCTTTATAATTCTGAAAAGGGGACAGATGATACCAAAGATACCTTCATAACCATATGCCAAAAATTAATTGACAACGATATTGCAAATCATGAAAAAGAtcttaacaaaaacaaatgatacaCAAAACACTGGAAAACTAAACACTGAGTAATACGAACCTCATTACAAGGTGGGGTTGATCTCTGATGTTCTGGAAAAGTTCGCCGAAAAATTTGTATTCCTTTCTTTATTGTAATTAAATACTAAAACTATGATCACCAACAATCTTCGTTTCTTACACATACCTTTACTCTCGACGGAAACACTCCTACTCGTTACAGAAATTTGACttgatttaataattaaatttccTGTGCAGAATGTACATGATGTTTGTGTACACATATTTTCGATTCATGTTTTCAACAAAGCGTAACTATATTAAAACGAGAATTCATGATATCAACCAATACATCACATAAACGCTCcctataaatgcattttttctaaatttaattgcATCAAATAccagaaaagtaaaatcaataaaaaatactgaattccaagaaatatttcaaaaggaaATGCCCTAATTAAATGACAAGGGAAGATTTCAAGTTCATCACTTGGAACTCTTTGCTTAATAACCAAATGGTGAGCAGCACCTGTTATCAAATAATtctgctacatagaaatggacaGTTTACAATTAGGAAGGATTAAAATCTATAAACGTATAGTTATGTTCTAAACCGGCCTTCTTTGGCATTTATAATGGTTAATCAAAATATAAGGCAGTCTTAACTGTATCTGACGTACCTTTAAATACGATGGGAAAGATGCGTCCAACATAGTAAATGAAGCTGTTTTTTAGTGGAAGTACATCATCAATATTGCGAACAGAGAATTTAAAGGTTTAAAACTAGATTCTTTTCATTCTTCTCAAGACGCTTCTGTACTGTAAGTCAACCTCTGATGAATTATAAAACGACAACTGAGCAACGTTGGATCCTATGGAAATGACAActgtttgttgaaaaacacgtctaATAAATGTTACTGTAACAGTATTTTGACATTCAAAAATGCATTCAAACATCATTATAAGATCAGtttcaaaagaatatttttttattgaatcaaaattacttttttctaaaagtaCGATTTATCTTTCCTTTcgtacttgtatctacgttagTCATTATTTCCTATGAAACAAAGCAGAACCAACTATATCAATTTGTCCTTTAGTTTTGATTGGGGAACATATTTCCCTTGATGTATGGTAAAGAATAGTCAAACTTGTTGACATCATTACAAGGTGAAAGGGTTTAGATTATATGTTCtctaacagatttttttttattcacaacTAATTCACACGGCCTCTAGACTATGTAGTTTCACAAATTCTTAAAAGCCCGgatttgattgctgataaaatcg
Encoded here:
- the LOC134689923 gene encoding neuronal acetylcholine receptor subunit beta-4-like; its protein translation is MDFTWCLTCLITSLTFLYGSVISQTNMDVQNLYTHLFTTNNYNKLIRPSRNQSVPISVHVIFTLYGISGVDEIHQKLTTTGWLEIEWTDELLSWRPSSFGGLRYIYYPQGNVWKPDISLQNGFSKLDELGSKFISVYIGSNGLVNWRPLQVFKSKCDIDSTYFPFDRQTCHLDFEAWSLSSADVHITQGSKGIVLADDLQKHGEWKIVSSSAVNLAESHETKVRFTIMIQRKSLYAIMNYIIPILLLSILDIFTFKIPVDTGERIGYVITVWLAFAVFLTIISDALPQSSESIPIVSIYIMLQIFIGTVIVIISAIESGCAHRSDHESVYYILRRLTKKCRKRIVQSNPENSMCLDSGCVTTLATHEGLCLCEDEVCVTWKEAISALDKVLFWVCLTIFVSSTLITLLVAGLKYI